One Jatrophihabitans endophyticus DNA window includes the following coding sequences:
- a CDS encoding NUDIX hydrolase, whose protein sequence is MDVDLESRPRRARATVRVLLVDDRERLLLMHDSDQGLPREHPGFSWWMTPGGGIDPGEDVVAAAVRELREETGLVVTAADVRGPVASVRVVHGYSDKVIDSHDTYVLVRAAAFDVDTAGFTADEQQTVLGQHWWTRAELDATAETVWPGNLAELWDAAGDPRRWPLGLPAVEESSVPA, encoded by the coding sequence GTGGATGTCGACCTCGAATCGCGGCCGCGTCGCGCTCGTGCCACCGTGCGGGTGCTGCTCGTGGACGACCGGGAACGGCTGCTGCTGATGCACGACAGCGACCAGGGGCTGCCGCGCGAGCACCCCGGTTTCTCCTGGTGGATGACACCGGGCGGCGGCATCGACCCCGGCGAGGACGTCGTGGCCGCCGCGGTCCGCGAGCTGCGCGAGGAGACCGGGCTCGTCGTGACCGCGGCCGACGTCCGCGGACCGGTGGCGAGTGTGCGGGTCGTGCACGGCTACAGCGACAAGGTGATCGACTCGCACGACACCTACGTGCTCGTCCGCGCCGCCGCCTTCGACGTCGACACCGCCGGCTTCACCGCCGACGAGCAGCAGACCGTGCTCGGGCAGCACTGGTGGACGCGCGCCGAGCTCGACGCGACGGCCGAGACGGTCTGGCCGGGCAACCTCGCCGAGCTCTGGGACGCCGCCGGCGATCCCAGGCGCTGGCCCCTCGGCCTGCCCGCGGTCGAGGAGTCCAGCGTCCCGGCCTGA